One Perca flavescens isolate YP-PL-M2 chromosome 9, PFLA_1.0, whole genome shotgun sequence genomic window carries:
- the LOC114561808 gene encoding dual specificity protein phosphatase 22-B: MDDLLGVPHNLASDLKVTPECVLCVLSSRRFADMGNGINKILPDLYLGNIKDARDRELLAQHNITHILSIHDTAAPILEDMTYLCISAADHSKQNLIQFFRDSIMFIHESRLKGEGCLVHCVAGVSRSVTLVVAYIMTVTGRGWVESLAAVRAARPCAGPNLGFLRQLEEFENTELTEYQSWWKERYGKNSFNDDEEIENLLTRKSNSDSSSNSITTSITPELGTSGT, translated from the exons TGTGTCCTTTGTGTGCTTTCCTCGAGACGTTTCGCTGACATGGGTAATGGAATAAATAAG ATCCTGCCTGATCTGTATCTCGGAAACATCAAAG ATGCCCGAGACAGGGAGCTGTTGGCGCAGCACAACATCACCCACATTCTATCCATCCATGACACAGCTGCACCCATCCTGGAG GACATGACGTACCTGTGTATATCTGCTGCTGACCACTCTAAGCAAAACCT GATTCAGTTCTTCAGAGACAGCATCATGTTTATCCACGAGTCCCGACTGAAAGGAGAGGGTTGCCTCGTTCACTG TGTGGCAGGAGTGTCCCGCAGTGTGACTCTGGTGGTGGCTTACATCATGACGGTGACGGGTCGCGGCTGGGTGGAGTCTCTGGCGGCGGTGAGGGCCGCGCGGCCGTGTGCGGGGCCCAACCTGGGCTTCCTCCGGCAGCTGGAGGAGTTTGAGAACACAGAACTGACAGAA TATCAGTCCTGGTGGAAGGAACGGTATGGGAAGAACTCGTTCAACGATGACGAGGAGATTGAAAACCTTTTAACTCGGAAATCCAACAGCGACAGCAGCAGCAATAGCATAACAACCAGCATCACACCTGAGCTGGGCACAAGTGGCACCTGA